In the Pongo abelii isolate AG06213 chromosome 2, NHGRI_mPonAbe1-v2.0_pri, whole genome shotgun sequence genome, CTCTTGCCAGTGCCCACACTTCCTACCATTGAGTGGACACAGTTGAGCTGGCGAGTCAcctgttgttggacatttaggtagttgctgaattttttttaatgttataaataacTCTGCCGTGACAAATAGGAATCTGACGGGAGGCTTTTGGGGGAAGGGCACTCTTGCCAGAGGGAATGGTGTAAGCAAAGCAACAGAGCTGGGGCACAGGTCCCTCCCAGCCTTCTTGGGAGACTGCAGGCTAAGGTACCACCCTCCTGCCCAGTACACAGCCCTCAGACTGAGATGACTGTTGCAGGCCCCCTCCCGCAGATGTTATGGTGTGAAAATGTGTAACCGGCAATGGTAACTGGCTATGCCTCTGCTCTCAGCTGTGAGGATGGGATTCTGGCCACATGCTTCTCCCCAGTGGAGGAGTGCAGGGttgtggccatggtggcagacaTGCAGTCAGTAACAATCTTCAAAGCCTCTCCTTTGCCTCTGTTGTGCCTCACAAGACGGTTTAAACCCTGTCTGGAATAACGCTGATGAAATGAATTTGTATTCCCTGAGCCCAAGCAACCCAGATGAAGGAATGATAGAGTTTGTTCCCTAATTCTGAAGGCAAATCTGAGGGAGAATTTCCAGGGCTGTGACTCCTGGGAATCACAGCCTGGTGGCTAGCTTCTGCCTGGGAGGAAGCAAGTAGCAGCCAGGGTTGGCCATGGGGCTTGTTTGGGTCCTGGTCTTTGACTTTGGCTGTCAGAGTTCATCTTGCCAagctgcctcctctgcctcctcccttctCCACTACCTTGAGGCTGTGAATGCCTTCAGGTTGGGGAGCATCTAGGTACCCCCAGGCCCTAGCTCAGGCCCTGCACACAGCAAGTGCTAATTGGCATGGAGGGAAAACATGCACAGTCAGCAGAGGCAGAGCAATTTCAGCGCAGCCTCAGTGCAGAGCTTGCTGTAGCCCCAGTGTCACACTGACTGGGTATTATGGAGGCACACCCTGGCGTCAGATCTGTGAAGGTCTAGTCactaaccccccacccccacctttgaGCATGGGCTATGAGTGCCTTTTCCTTTGGACACTGGAGTCAGCTCACCTAGCACTACAGATGAGGATTGGGCTGTAATTGGCAAGATTGCAGACCTGTGGGACACCGTGCCCCAGGTGGAAAGAGTGCCTAGCGCTCACTGAGCCAGCTGTATCTGTTCTGTTTGGGGGCCTCGCACCTGGACCTGACAGCCCAGGTCCCCTGTGGGCCCCAGTGGGCATGAAAGCATATGCAGAGCCGAAAGCTGGGACCAGGATCAGGCTTGTTTTGCTCTTCCTGACCAGTACACCTGCTTACCTCCTGGCAAATCTTTCCCTACTGAGTCCTAATGCTGCCTCCAAAGCTTTACCTTGCCTCTCCACCCAGATTATCCCTCTGAGGAATCACCCAAGCACTGTGCCTGAGTGCAGTATTTACTAAATTCATCGAAGTCATTAtagtaaaatagtaaaaattcGCACAGAAAATTAGTAAACAAAAGATATGTCTGCCCTTTTGACATCCAATTCTTTGCCCAGGAGAGAACTCTTATTTCCTTCAGTATTCTTCCAGAAAAGAGTTTGTGAGGGTACATCAGtatgtaaactttaaaaaatttactcaagccgggtgtggtggctcacgcctgtaatcccagcactttgggaagctgaggtgggaggatcgcttgagcccaggagttcaagaacagcctgggcaaaataatgaaattctgtatccacaaaaaaattttaaaaaattagccagttgtggtggtgtgcacctatggtccgttcctagctactcaggaggctaaggtgggaggatcgcttgagcccaggaggctgaggctggaatgagctgtgatcatgccactgcattccagcctgggtgacagaacagccgggcatggtgtgggtgcctgtaatcccagctgcggtgggaggatcgtttgagttcAGGAGCTCTGGGCTGCAGTGCGCTATGCCAGTTGGGTGTCTACACTAAGTTTGGCATTAGTATGGTGACTTCCTGGGAGCTAGAGATCATCAGGTTGCCTAAAGGAGGGGTGAAGCAACCAAGGTCAGAGACGaagcaggtcaaaactcctgtgctgatcagtagtgggcTTGTGCccgtgaatagccactgcactccagcctgggcaacatagtgagacttgtctctaaaaaaagaaagaaagaaagaaaagaaaagaaataggtcTTCCAGAATCCCCCCATGTGTCCTGATTCAATCATAACCCCTCCTTTTCTCTTAGAAGAGACCATTATCCGACTCTGCTTATTTCCTAGCTTTTCTTTATAGCTCTACTGCTGTGTTTGTATCCCCAGTACGGGTTTGTTCTGCCTGTTTGAACTCTCTATCAATAGACTCATACTATATGTATTCTCTTGTGTCTTTTTGCACTTAACACTGTGTAAGAGTCACCAGGTGGTTGGGTATAGCTGTAGCTCCTTTGTTTCCATtgctatataatattccattgtgtgactcTACCACAATACATCCTGTTGGTGGTGGTATTTggtctgttttcaatttttgatGATTATGTATATGGCTACTATGAGCATTGTATGACTATCCTGATGCACAAATGTGTGCACTTCTGTAGGCACGTATTTAGGAGTGCAATTACTGGATCATAGGCTATGTTTGTTTGACTTTAGTGGTTTTACCAAACTGCTTTACAAAGGGGAGTTTGCCCTCTCCTAGCAGTGCTCATGTTCTTCATATATCCACTAACACTTGTTAGCTCTAGACCTTCAGAGATGACTAGCAGGTGGGTGGGTGGTTATAGCccccttcatctgtaaaacagctGGAATTTAAATAAACTGTTtgataagcctttttttttttaatgtatagaaTACAAAACTATTCCCTTATATATCagtttaatacattttttcatatgtaggCTGTTGTAGTTCAGGCAGCCAAGCTGAGTAGCTAGATGTCTAGCCAGAAAAGCAGGGGTAGGATCTGAGCCTGCCTATCCTCTAGCCCCTCCTGGTATGGTCTCTGCCCCTAGCTTGGCCTGAGCCAGGTTGGGATCTCCCAAAAGCAGCCCCTATGTTGTGAGGAAGTGGAGAGTAGTACAGCTAAGCCAGACCCCATTGTGCCGGCAGGTTAGAGCCTGGCAATGCCGTTTGGGTGTGTGACTCTGGGCGACAAGAAGAACTATAACCAGCCATCGGAGGTGACTGACAGATATGATTTGGGACAGGTCATCAAGACGTGAGTGCCGGGCCTGTCAGGCAAGGCTGTGTGGGCTGGTGGGCAGGGGCTAGGGAagtgggagtggagtgcagcTGATGCTAAGGCCAGGCCTGAGTGGGTGCCTGTCGGCTGCAGTGAGGAGTTCTGTGAAATCTTCCGGGCCAAGGACAAGACGACAGGCAAGCTGCACACCTGCAAGAAGTTCCAGaagcgggacggccgcaaggtgCGGAAAGCTGCCAAGAACGAGATAGGCATCCTCAAGATGTGAGTTTGAGGCCTGAGGTTGGGGCGGGGTGGGAGGCAGCAGGGAAGGGCTTAGAGGGCAAGTGGCCTCAGGCAGTCCCAGCCTCTGGCCAATTAGTCTGCTGTGGCCATTGTGGCGACCACAGCCTCTCCCAGGGGTTCATCCAGCCCTAACTACTGGCTCCCCTCCCTGTCGCCAGGGTGAAGCATCCCAACATCCTACAGCTGGTGGATGTGTTTGTGACCCGCAAGGAGTACTTTATCTTCCTGGAGCTGTGAGTGTGGGTCTGGGGACCCAAGATTCCCCAGCGCCCAGAGCTTTCACCTGTCCCACCCTCTGCAGCTAAGGAAACCCCCTTTCTGGACCCTTGGCGTCCCAGGTCCCTGTGCCTTGCTCAGCCAGCTGCCTGGCGCAGGCAGCTCACCCAAGTGCTCCTGCCCTACCCCCGATTCTGCCCACACCAGGCTCAGGGGCTGGTGTCCCTCAGGGCCACGGGGAGGGAGGTGTTTGACTGGATCCTGGACCAGGGCTACTACTCGGAGCGAGACACAAGCAACGTGGTACGGCAGGTCCTGGAGGCCGTGGCCTATTTGCACTCACTCAAGATCGTGCACAGGAATCTCAAGGTGAGGCCAGAGCCACAGTCAGAGGGCCAGTTGGCagctgggctggtactggggtgGACAGCACCTCAGGGCCTTGGTCTAGCCTCCAAGGTCCTCATGGTGTCTTCTGCTCACCCACATGCTATTCTCACACCACAGCTGGAGAACCTGGTTTACTACAACCGGCTGAAGAACTCGAAGATTGTCATCAGTGACTTCCATCTGGCTAAGCTAGAAAATGGCCTCATCAAGGAGCCCTGTGGGACCCCCGAGTATCTGGGCAAgcagggggtggggcaggggcagggggatAATGGGGGGCAGCCTTCAGGGAGCTGCTCTGGGCAGGGGGAAAATGTGCTCATCTCAGGAAGCTGGTGTGGATGGTACTGGACCTGGCTAGGCCTGATACTGACCAGCAGATGGGCGCTGTGTTTGTAGCCCCAGAGGTGGTAGGCCGGCAGCGGTATGGACGCCCTGTGGACTGCTGGGCCATTGGAGTCATCATGTACATCCTGTGAGTGGACAGATGGACAAGCAGGCTTGCAGTCAGATGGGGTGGGGGCATGTGTCTGTGGCCTTTCTGTGTGACCCTTCCCCCATGCAGGCTTTCAGGCAACCCACCTTTCTACGAGGAGGTGGAAGAAGATGATTATGAGAACCATGATAAGAATCTCTTCCGCAAGATCCTGGCTGGTGACTATGAGTTTGACTCTCCATATTGGGATGATATTTCGCAGGCAGGTGAGGAGGTGCCTTCCCAGCACTTGGTAGAATGcaagggagtggggagggtgtCCTGCTCTCATCTTCCTCTGTGGTATTCTGCTTCTGTCCCCCGGCCCATTTATCACCTCTAGACATTGAGATGGGGTGCCCATGACTATCCCCTCCTTGGTTTTGTCCACAGCCAAAGACCTGGTCACAAGGCTGATGGAGGTGGAGCAAGACCAGCGGATCACTGCAGAAGAGGCCATCTCTCATGAGTGGTGAGCAGGGTCcaggggagggtgggagaggccAGGGTCCCCCTCACACCCAGCAGCCCCATCTTTGAGGCCTAGAAGGGGTGCAGGCACCTAGAGCTCAGGCCAGCCCAGAGGCTCTGCCTGGTAGTCCCTGGATGCCACATAGAAGGGCTGGGCAGAGTCTCCACAAAGGCTCATTCTCTCAGATCCAGACACACTTGCACCCTTTCCAGGATTTCTGGCAATGCTGCTTCTGATAAGAACATCAAGGATGGTGTCTGTGCCCAGATTGAAAAGAACTTTGCCAGGGCCAAGTGGAAGGTAAGGCTTGGATAACTCCCTTCTTGGCTCTATCCCAAGTATTCCTTCTGGCACTCAGTTTCTTGCCTGCATCACACCCCTGCAGCCACACACAAGCTTTTCTCAGGCCATCAGGTGTGGGTGTAGCCACTGTGATTACCTTAATTAGGAGTGCTGAGCAGCTGAGTACTTGGCCCTGGGGTGGATGGAGGTGGCCAGGGGTACTATGGAAAGAGTTTGGTTTGGTCACTGCCAAGCAATGGATCCAGCAAGCCTCACCCTTAGCCTTTCTCCACTGTGCTCCTTTCAGAAGGCTGTCCGAGTGACCACCCTCATGAAACGGCTCCGGGCACCAGAGCAGTCCAGCACGGCTGCAGCCCAGTCGGCCTCAGCCACAGACACTGCCACCCCCGGAGCTGCAGGTGGGGCCACAGCTGCAGCTGCGAGTGGAGCTACCTCAGCCCCTGAGGGTGATGCTGCTCGTGCTGCAAAGAGTGATAATGTGGTCCCCGCAGACCGTAGTGCCACCCCAGCCACAGATGGAAGTGCCACCCCAGCCACTGATGGCAGTGTCACCCCAGCCACCGATGGAAGCATCACTCCAGCCACTGATGGGAGTGTCACCCCAGCCACTGACAGGAGCGCTACTCCAGCCACTGATGGGAGAGCCACACCAGCCACAGAAGAGAGCACTGTGCCCACCACCCAAAGCAGTGCCACACTGGCCACCAAGGCAGCTGCCACCCCTGAGCCGGCTATGGCCCAGCCGGACAGCACAGCCCCAGAGGGCGCCACAGGCCAGGCTCCACCCTCTAGTAAAGGGGAAGAGGCTGCTGGTTATGCCCAGGAGTCTCAAAGGGAGGAGGCCAGCTGAGTAGGCAGCCTGGTGAGGGGGGGCGGGGGATGGGCAGGAGGGTGGGAGAGTGGATGAGGGGCTTCTCACTGTACATAGAGTCACTGGCATGATGCCCTCGCTCCCCCATGCCCCCGCATCCCAGTGGGGCATACCTAGGGGTCACGGGAGAGCAGTCTCGtctcctgtgtgtatgtgtgtgagtggtgGGCAGGCCAGTGGCAGGGCCGGCCCCAGCCCCTGCATGGATTCCTTGTGGCTTTTCTGTCTTTTGCTAGCTTCACCAGTTTCTGTTCCTTGTGGGATGCTGCTCTAGGGATACTCAGGGGGCtcctgctctccttccccttcccttcttgcCTCACCATTCCCCTGGGCAGGCCCTGCAGGTCCCACACTCTCCCAGGCCCTAAACTTGGGCGGCCTTGCCCTGAGAGCTGGTCCTCCAGCGAGGCCCTGTCAGCGGTCTTAGGCTCCTGCACATgaaggtgtgtgcctgtggtgtGTGGGCTGCTCTAGGAGCAGATACAGGCTGGTATAGAGGATGCAGAAAGGTAGGGCAGTATGTTTAAGTACAGACTGGGCACATGGCTAGGGATACTGCTCACTAGCTGTGGGGGTCCTTAGGAGTGGAGAGAATGAGTAGGAGGGCAGAAGCTTCCATTTTTGTCCTTCCTAAGACCCTGTTATTTGTGTTATTTCCTGCCCTTCCGAGTCCTGCAGTGGGCTGCCCCGTACCCTGAACCTCATGAGCCTCTAAGGGAAAGGAGGAACAATTAGGACGTGGCAATGAGACCTGGCAGGGCAGAGTACAAGCCCAGCACCCAGTGTCCCAGCCCTATTGGGTCCTTACCCTGGGCCAAACAGGGAGGGCTGCTATCTCCTTGCTCTTCCTAGATGCCCACCCCCTACAATCTCAGCCCACAAGTCCTCTCCACCCTAGGGGGCTTGCTGCATGGCAATAACCCATAATCTGATTTGGGGGTTTGCCCTTTACAGGGGCAGATTTTCTGCTCAGTTCAACAATGAAATGAAGAGGAACTCCCTCTATTTCTACAGCTCACTTCTATCAGAGGCCCAGGTGCCTCAGAGCCACAGAGTTGCTTTTTCTGGGATGAGGAAGTAGAGTTAAACTCTCCAGTTTCCTGAGGGAGGCTCCTGACAGGTGCCCTTTGTCAGACCCTACCACAGCCTGGACAGGCAGCCACATTGGTCCTCGCCCTTGCTCGGCACTCCGTGGTGGTCCTGCCCTTCTCCCTGCATGCCTGTGGGTCTGCTCTGGTGTGTGAAGGTCGGTGGGTTAACTGTGTGCCTACTGAACCTGGCAAATAAACATCACCCTGCAAAGCCTCTGGCCACCCTCTTGCCTTTGCTTCCTCTGTCCTACTGGGGAGGAGCCCCTGGAaggcagtggggaggggagaggctggGAGCAGGTTCACAAGTAGTGGCTGGGAATAGTAGTGAACAGTGCCCTGTGGATTTCTTGGGCTGAGAGTGAAGATCATCTTCACCACAGTGTATTCctcattggtggtggtggtgggggtccTCTGGACTCTAGAAATCCATGTGAGCAGTGGGTCTTGGGCTGCATTTGGACCAAGGAATACTCCCTGGGCTGAGAGCTCAAGTAAGGGCTGCTGTTTTTGACTCCTGTTGACCGAGGAGCCTTACTCTTGATTTAGGCATAGAGCTGGAATCTACCTGGGCCAGCCACCACAAGGACAGACCCTGCTCATAGCCAAAGATAGCTTCCCTGAGCTGGGGAGAGGGTGTACGGTGAGCAATGCACAAAGATTCTATGCTGCTCTGTGTCGATTCCTTCTTTCTGTGAACACCTGTGCTTTCCACCTATGCCCCAAATGAAATCTCACTCTGAGTCTATTTCAGCTGGAGCAGATCAGCTTTATACTATGGGGCTATGCACAGGGTTTCTTCTGGGTAGAGGGAGTAACACTGCCACAGATACTAAACCTAAAAACCCAAAAGTTGACTTACTCCAGCCCAGGTGGGCCTGGGTGAACTCACCAGGGATGCTGCTCTCTGGGAGGACCTCAAAGATAACCTCCTCAAAGATAACTTCTCTGATGTGGGAATAATAAAAAGGATTTGTTAGTCTCTAGTCTTTGAAGCATCTGGGCTTCCAAAATTCCAACTCTACTACAGTCCCAAGCATAACTGATCCTCCTGAGAGCTAAGAGCTAAAGTCAGGGTACTGGCCCTAGTGTCTCCAAACTCAAGGATAGTCATGTCTCACTTGGATGAAGCCAAGGTTGGCCTGGGGTGACCTGAGGGACTGGGGCCTATGTGTCCATCTTTCTAGAATCGCCCGGAACTGAGGACTGAGGGTAGAGTATTTTGGTCTATGGGAACTATAGACCATAGCGCATGGTCCAGCCCTGTCCAGAGCCCAAGGGACCCATCGGGACCATTGTTCTATTCCCTTGCGGCTGCGGTTTTCTCTGCCTTGGCCCAGCCTGCCTCGCGCCAGCTCTGGCGTGGGACCACAATGCACTGCCTTGCCCTGGAAAAGGTTCCAGCTGGCAGCCTCGCTGCTCCCCGCCTTGATATAACGCTGCGCTCTCAAGTGGCAAGTCGAGTCCTCCCAGATGACGCCTGAGAAAGACCGCGCTCCGCCCAGGATTCTCTAC is a window encoding:
- the CAMKV gene encoding caM kinase-like vesicle-associated protein isoform X2; translation: MPFGCVTLGDKKNYNQPSEVTDRYDLGQVIKTEEFCEIFRAKDKTTGKLHTCKKFQKRDGRKVRKAAKNEIGILKMVKHPNILQLVDVFVTRKEYFIFLELATGREVFDWILDQGYYSERDTSNVVRQVLEAVAYLHSLKIVHRNLKLENLVYYNRLKNSKIVISDFHLAKLENGLIKEPCGTPEYLAPEVVGRQRYGRPVDCWAIGVIMYILLSGNPPFYEEVEEDDYENHDKNLFRKILAGDYEFDSPYWDDISQAAKDLVTRLMEVEQDQRITAEEAISHEWISGNAASDKNIKDGVCAQIEKNFARAKWKKAVRVTTLMKRLRAPEQSSTAAAQSASATDTATPGAADRSATPATDGSATPATDGSVTPATDGSITPATDGSVTPATDRSATPATDGRATPATEESTVPTTQSSATLATKAAATPEPAMAQPDSTAPEGATGQAPPSSKGEEAAGYAQESQREEAS
- the CAMKV gene encoding caM kinase-like vesicle-associated protein isoform X1; amino-acid sequence: MPFGCVTLGDKKNYNQPSEVTDRYDLGQVIKTEEFCEIFRAKDKTTGKLHTCKKFQKRDGRKVRKAAKNEIGILKMVKHPNILQLVDVFVTRKEYFIFLELATGREVFDWILDQGYYSERDTSNVVRQVLEAVAYLHSLKIVHRNLKLENLVYYNRLKNSKIVISDFHLAKLENGLIKEPCGTPEYLAPEVVGRQRYGRPVDCWAIGVIMYILLSGNPPFYEEVEEDDYENHDKNLFRKILAGDYEFDSPYWDDISQAAKDLVTRLMEVEQDQRITAEEAISHEWISGNAASDKNIKDGVCAQIEKNFARAKWKKAVRVTTLMKRLRAPEQSSTAAAQSASATDTATPGAAGGATAAAASGATSAPEGDAARAAKSDNVVPADRSATPATDGSATPATDGSVTPATDGSITPATDGSVTPATDRSATPATDGRATPATEESTVPTTQSSATLATKAAATPEPAMAQPDSTAPEGATGQAPPSSKGEEAAGYAQESQREEAS